AAATGGCGACAGCGAGCATGGTTACGCCAAAGAAATGCTGTACCGACTTCATCCATGGACCCGCTTTGGGCAACAGTGCCCCTGCTGTCGTCCCAAAGATCAAGAGGGGTACACCCATCCCAATGGCCATCGTGAATAGAGCTAAACCGCCCAACACCACATCTTCGGTTTGTCCGATGTAAAGCAATGCCCCCGCAAGCGGCGCTGCGACGCACGGCCCCACGATGATGGCCGAGAGCACACCCATCAAAAACACGCTTACGACCTTACCTCCGCCCCGGCGATTTGCCGCGCCGGCCAATCGAGTCTGTATGGAAGCAGGCATCTGCAACTGGTAAAACCCGAACATCGAAAGTGCGAGCAGCACGAAGACGGCCGCAAAACTTCCCAGAACCCACGGGTTTTGCAGATAGGCCGCCAGCATGGTACCGGCCATGCCGGCCGCCACGCCGGCTAGGGCGTATGTCACTGCCATCGCTAAGACGTACACCAGTGAAAGGCCGAATGCGTGGCGACGGCTCAGCTTGCCCCCCTGACCAATGATCATGCCCGACAGGATGGGAATCATGGGTAGCATGCACGGGGTAAAAGCTAGAACCAGGCCAAAACCGAAGAATGCCGCGAGCAACGCCCAAGTGTTGCCTTGCGCGAACAGATCCCGCACCAAACTTGTGTCAGAAACCGGCTTCCTGGCAGCTTGACTGGACGCCGTTCCACTTTCGTCAATCGACTGTTGCTCAACGGCAGGATGAATCGAAACTGCGGGCGCAGCCGAATTTGCCAGCGAAATCGTGAGGGTTTGCTCCATTGGCGGGTAGCAAACACCCGTTGGATCGTTGCAGCCCTGGAAAGATGCGCGCAAACGCAACGACGTGGAAGCATCACCTGCCGGTCGATTCAATGCGATCAAAGCCTCTATCGCGCCGTAATAAACCTCGACCGGCCCGAACGTGGGGTCGTCTTTGAGTTTCCCTGGGGGCAGCGATACTTCCGCAATCGCCACATCTGCGGAGTCCTCAATATGGAACGCGATACGATCGCGGTATAGATAATAGCCCTCAGCGGCTGTTAATGTGGCAACCAAGGTATCGCGGTTCTGCGCGGAAACGGCAACCTGAAATGCTTCTTCTGGCGGCAGTAATACTTGCTCTTTAGTTGCGCCGCCAAAAATTCCACGCAATGAATCCAATACACCACCTGATGAAGCGGCGACTAGGATTGGAGCGTCTGAAGCTGTTGCAACCGAGCCGGCGGCATAGGCGTGGCTAAAGCCAGTTAGCCCTGCCAGAAACAACGTAAGGAACGCTGCTAATAAACGAACTGCTTTCACCAGCTACCAACCATACGGGTTAATGGAAACTAATCAATATAGGCTGCACATGCTGTCAGTCGCATTACCTAGAGATTACATTTTTGTCATGCGACGAAGCCTGCAGTGCTTGTAGGCCGCAGCTGTGGTAAGAAACTTCTGAGCATTTTGCGAGATGCAGGCGAGTTCGATACAATGCTGCTGCGATGAAAAAGTTCCTCCTCCTTATTCTGCTGGCCATACTGCCGCTCCAGGCGTCCTGGGGCGTAGTCGGGATTTATTGCCAGCAAGTGGAGCAGGTATGCGTTGGGATCGACTGTGATAACGACAAAGAAGAGTCGTCCATTCCGGCCATAGAGCGGCAAGAATCTGCCACTCAAACGCCCAAGGTTATGGATCAGTCTGATCATTCTTGTAATGGCCAGACCGCTACCACGCTTACTTCATCCGCTCAACACCTGGTTCCGCCATCGACTTCCGATCTTGCGCTTCGCTCCCATGAGGCGCAGCTAAGCCTGCCTATCCTTGCCGAACGGCCTGAACGGCCTCAATGGCTTTCGCTCATTTGAGCTGACTCGCCGCTATTCGGTTTTCTCTTGCTCCATCCGGCTTAACTACGCCAGATCGCGTTACGTCCAGCGTGCTCGCAGTCAGTCTCTAAAGCAGCGCTTCATCCATCGGTCGAAGGAATTTGATCGATCAGCGCTATTCCAGGGTGCCCCGGCGCCCGTGGCAATCAACATTAGAGCGAGCAACGGTATCCAGTGCTTGAAGCAATTAATCTCGTGGGCGTGCGCGGAGAGCGCCGTCTGTTTAACCGCTTGAGTTTTCAGGTTCGGGCAGGCGAGTGCCTGCTCGTGCAAGGTGAAAACGGCAGCGGCAAAACCACCCTCCTACGCATGCTGGCCGGACTGACTGCATCAGCTGAAGGCGCTATTCGCTGGAAGGGCCGCCTCCTCGACGAGCAACTGGGCGAGTATCAGCGCGATATGTTGTATTGCGGTCACGGCCTGGGTCTGAAAGAAGACCTGAGTACCATGGAAAACCTATTGATCAGCGCTGCGTTGGCCGGCATATCGACAACCCCTGCTCTTGTGTCCGACGCTTTGAAAGAAGTTGGTTTAGCGGGGCGAGAAAGCCTTTCAGTACGAGGATTGTCCCAGGGCCAAAAGCGCCGGGCTGGCTTGGCTCGGCTGCTGCTCCAACAAAGCAGCCTCTGGATCCTCGACGAACCGTTGACCGCATTGGATACGGCCGGCTGTCAATGGCTGGTTAATGTGATTGATCGACATTTGCTAGATGGTGGGCTGGTCGTTCTCACGAGCCACCAGCATCTGTCGTTGGCGGGCACGAGCCACAGCATCAGGATGGGCGCATGAAAAGCCCGTTTAATCGCCATCCCATGTATGTGGTGGTACACCGAGATTTGAAACTCGCCCTACGACGCAAGTCTGACACCCTCACGCCTCTCTTCTTCTTTGTCATCGTGGTCAGTTTGATCCCATTGGGTGTGGGCGCTGAACGCGAAACACTGCGCCAGATTGCGCCCGGAATTCTCTGGGTTTCGGCGCTGCTGGCGAGCATGCTATCGCTCAACAGGCTGTTTGAACAGGATCACGCCGATGGCACGCTCGAACAGATGGCTCTTTCACCGACCCCATTAAGCATGCTGGTCGTTGGAAAGGTATTAGCGCATTGGCTGCTGTCTGGTTTGCCCCTGACTGTAATAGCCCCGGTATTGGCATTGCAGTTTGATCTTCCTATGCCGTCGCTACTGATCCTGTCGCTGTCGCTGGCCATTGGCACTCCCGTACTCAGCCTTATTGGCGCAATTGGTGCGGGATTGACGCTCGGTATTCGCGGAGGTGGTGTTCTCGTAGCCGTACTCGTGCTTCCGCTTTACGTGCCTGTCCTGATTTTTGGCGCAGGGTCAGTCGAGGCAATTGCCTCGGGTCTCGGCGCGTCGGCACACCTTTCCATACTGGCTGCTCTCCTGGTTCTAGCCGGCTTTTTCGCACCGTGGGCGGCGACGGCCGCGCTACGCGTTGCCTTGGAATATTGAGCGAACGAATGATTAACTGGTTCAAATTCTCGTCACCCAAAACATTTTACCCATTTGCGGGAAAGCTCATTCCCTGGCTTGCCGCGATGGCAACCATGCTGGCGATTGCAGGGATGTATGTGGGCTTTTTCGTGGCGCCTACTGATGCACAGCAAGGCGAGGGCTACCGCATTATCTTTTTTCATGTGCCCGTCTCGTGGATGTCCATGTTGATCTACCTGGCCATGGCTTTCTGGGCTGCAATCGGATTGGTGTTCAATAGCCGGCTTTCAGCCATGATGGCATCGGCGCTCGCACCTACAGGCGCGATATTTACCTTTCTGTCGCTCTGGACAGGCGCATTGTGGGGCAAGCCAATGTGGGGAACCTGGTGGGTATGGGATGCGCGTCTAACGTCCGAACTCATTCTTCTCTTTTTATACATTGGGTTTATGGCGCTCCAATCTGCGATTGACGAGCCGCGCCGCGCAGACAAGGCGGGGGCCGTGCTCGCACTCGTCGGCGTAGTCAATATTCCAATCATTTACTTCTCGGTGCAATGGTGGAACACGCTGCATCAAGGAGCTTCCGTCTCGCTGACCAAAGCGCCTTCCATGGCGACGATCATGCTCGTGGGCATGCTGCTCATGGTCTTCGCTGCCTGGCTGTATTCAATGGCCATCACATTGGCGCGAGTCCGCTGCATCATCCTTGAACGCGAGCATCATGCCGACTGGCTGTATCAATTGAAAGAGGTGAAACGATGAACTGGGCAAGTCCTGGAGAATTCTTTGCCATGGGTGGCTATAGCACATATGTCTGGGGATCGGTCCTGGTCAGCGCGGCCGCGCTTTGTGCCGAATGGCTTTTTCTTCGCGGGCGCCGCAAAGCAGCGCTATTGCACGTGAAGCGCGAAGTAACTTTGCGAAAGGAGCATTCAGATGAAACCTCGACATAGGCGAATCGCCCTCATTACAGGCGGCTTGGCCGCATTTGGCATTGCTACCGCACTCGTACTTAACGCGTTTCAAAGCAATCTGGTTTTCTTTTTCACTCCCACGCAAGTCAGTGCGGGCGAGGCGCCCGAGGCGCGTACGTTCCGTGTCGGAGGCATGGTGCAGACAGGTAGCGTGCAGCGTCAAAGCGACGGACTCACCGTGCAGTTCGTCGTCACTGACACCGCCAAGACGATTCCCGTGACCTACTCTGGCATCCTGCCCGATCTGTTCAGCGAAGGCAAAGGGGTCGTGGCACAGGGGAAGCTCGACAAAAACGGACTGTTCCGTGCCGAAGAAGTTCTTGCTAAGCACGACGAGAACTATATGCCGTCTGAAGCGCAACATGCATTGGACCAGGCTGGCAAGACCATGAATATGAGGCCTTGACGAAAAATGATTCCAGAAATTGGCCACTTTTCCCTGATTGCAACCCTATTCATCGCGCTCGCTCAAGGCGGCTTAGCCCTCGTTGGAGCAGCGCAAGGTCATGCTGCCTGGATCGCCTTTGCACGGCCCGCCGCGCGTGCCCAGTTCCTGTTGGTGGTCGTAAGCTTCGCAAGCCTGACTTGGGCGTTTATTGCGAAGGACTTCTCTGTGGCTTACGTCGCAGAGAACTCCAATTCGCGGCTGCCGCTGATGTACAGGATATCGGCCGTCTGGGGCGGTCATGAAGGCTCACTCTTGCTCTGGATGCTGATGCAAACAGGCTGGGCTTACGCGGTCAGTCGATTTTCAAGACAGCTGCCTGACGCTATGGTCGCCCGCGTACTGGGCGTCCTCGGATTAGTTACCGTCGGATTCTTGTTGTTTGTGCTACTGACTTCCAACCCGTTCGAACGACTCACGCCAGCCCCTATCGACGGTTTGGACTTGAACCCCCTTTTACAGGATGTCGGCCTGATCTTCCACCCGCCATTACTCTATATGGGATACGTCGGTTTCTCGGTAGCCTTCGCGTTTGCCATCGCCGCGTTGCTGGCGGGGCAGCTCGATTCAACATGGGCGCGTTGGTCCCGCCCTTGGGCCACCGCAGCATGGCTGTTCTTAACACTGGGGATAGCGCTCGGAAGCTGGTGGGCCTATTACGAGCTAGGTTGGGGTGGATGGTGGTTCTGGGACCCTGTCGAAAACTCTTCGTTTATCCCCTGGTTGGTCGGCACAGCCCTGATTCATTCTTTGGCGGTGACTGAAAAACGGGCAAGCTTCAAGAACTGGACGGTGTTGCTTGCTATCAGCACGTTTTCGTTCTCGTTGCTGGGTGCTTTCCTGGTGCGCTCGGGCGTATTGACATCGGTACACACTTTTGCCACCGATCCCCGCCGAGGCGTATTCATACTAATG
This sequence is a window from Orrella marina. Protein-coding genes within it:
- the ccmD gene encoding heme exporter protein CcmD, which encodes MNWASPGEFFAMGGYSTYVWGSVLVSAAALCAEWLFLRGRRKAALLHVKREVTLRKEHSDETST
- the dsbD gene encoding protein-disulfide reductase DsbD, with the translated sequence MKAVRLLAAFLTLFLAGLTGFSHAYAAGSVATASDAPILVAASSGGVLDSLRGIFGGATKEQVLLPPEEAFQVAVSAQNRDTLVATLTAAEGYYLYRDRIAFHIEDSADVAIAEVSLPPGKLKDDPTFGPVEVYYGAIEALIALNRPAGDASTSLRLRASFQGCNDPTGVCYPPMEQTLTISLANSAAPAVSIHPAVEQQSIDESGTASSQAARKPVSDTSLVRDLFAQGNTWALLAAFFGFGLVLAFTPCMLPMIPILSGMIIGQGGKLSRRHAFGLSLVYVLAMAVTYALAGVAAGMAGTMLAAYLQNPWVLGSFAAVFVLLALSMFGFYQLQMPASIQTRLAGAANRRGGGKVVSVFLMGVLSAIIVGPCVAAPLAGALLYIGQTEDVVLGGLALFTMAIGMGVPLLIFGTTAGALLPKAGPWMKSVQHFFGVTMLAVAIYLVSPVIPAVVHMILWAVLLIISAMYLKALDPLPATSPGVVRFGKGVGIIALTLGLAILVGALSGSRDILQPLSAFASSSASIDQESSDGTLQFQKITSLAELDAQLQAANGRYVMLDFWADWCVSCKEMELFTFTDSKVRARLKDVILLKADVTANNTADQALLKRFGLFGPPGIIFFDRQGEEIDFQVVGFQSAKKFLRSLDTAIPL
- the ccmE gene encoding cytochrome c maturation protein CcmE; translation: MKPRHRRIALITGGLAAFGIATALVLNAFQSNLVFFFTPTQVSAGEAPEARTFRVGGMVQTGSVQRQSDGLTVQFVVTDTAKTIPVTYSGILPDLFSEGKGVVAQGKLDKNGLFRAEEVLAKHDENYMPSEAQHALDQAGKTMNMRP
- the ccmB gene encoding heme exporter protein CcmB — translated: MKSPFNRHPMYVVVHRDLKLALRRKSDTLTPLFFFVIVVSLIPLGVGAERETLRQIAPGILWVSALLASMLSLNRLFEQDHADGTLEQMALSPTPLSMLVVGKVLAHWLLSGLPLTVIAPVLALQFDLPMPSLLILSLSLAIGTPVLSLIGAIGAGLTLGIRGGGVLVAVLVLPLYVPVLIFGAGSVEAIASGLGASAHLSILAALLVLAGFFAPWAATAALRVALEY
- a CDS encoding heme ABC transporter permease — translated: MINWFKFSSPKTFYPFAGKLIPWLAAMATMLAIAGMYVGFFVAPTDAQQGEGYRIIFFHVPVSWMSMLIYLAMAFWAAIGLVFNSRLSAMMASALAPTGAIFTFLSLWTGALWGKPMWGTWWVWDARLTSELILLFLYIGFMALQSAIDEPRRADKAGAVLALVGVVNIPIIYFSVQWWNTLHQGASVSLTKAPSMATIMLVGMLLMVFAAWLYSMAITLARVRCIILEREHHADWLYQLKEVKR
- the ccmA gene encoding cytochrome c biogenesis heme-transporting ATPase CcmA, which encodes MLEAINLVGVRGERRLFNRLSFQVRAGECLLVQGENGSGKTTLLRMLAGLTASAEGAIRWKGRLLDEQLGEYQRDMLYCGHGLGLKEDLSTMENLLISAALAGISTTPALVSDALKEVGLAGRESLSVRGLSQGQKRRAGLARLLLQQSSLWILDEPLTALDTAGCQWLVNVIDRHLLDGGLVVLTSHQHLSLAGTSHSIRMGA